The following are encoded together in the Desulfobotulus pelophilus genome:
- the phaC gene encoding class III poly(R)-hydroxyalkanoic acid synthase subunit PhaC, whose translation MDNTIQNYFLQNLSQASRTMGYARESIGVITGRLNTDLAATPFELVHQEGRVRLKHYMPPSGPGLSTPVFIVYALINRETMLDLQPERSVIQNFLSKGIEVYLLEWGYPEAKDQYLTIDDHVNGYMDRMINFICHRHQVSALHLMGVCMGGTFSLIYAALHPEKVKTLITTVTPSRFDHESGLLHVWMKNLDPDAMVQAWGNIPGDVMNLGFLMLNPSRLMMDKYVGFFRNMHRKTFVEDFIRMERWIFDSPDVPGATFHQFIKDCYQENKLIENRMVVGGKTVNLKAVTMPLLNIYGRYDHLVPPEAARNLGESTGSRDTRDICLDTGHIGIYVSGSCQQAFVPAIADWLKKRDRQAKTTKGQTCAAA comes from the coding sequence GACCTCGCTGCCACACCTTTTGAGCTTGTGCATCAGGAAGGAAGGGTCCGGCTCAAGCATTATATGCCTCCTTCAGGTCCTGGCCTCAGCACACCGGTCTTTATAGTGTATGCCCTCATCAATCGAGAAACCATGCTGGATCTTCAGCCCGAGCGCAGCGTAATCCAAAACTTTCTGTCCAAAGGCATTGAGGTATACCTGCTGGAATGGGGATACCCGGAAGCCAAAGATCAGTATTTGACCATTGATGACCACGTGAATGGATATATGGACAGAATGATCAACTTCATCTGCCACCGCCATCAGGTCTCAGCCCTACACCTGATGGGAGTCTGTATGGGAGGAACATTCTCCCTTATCTATGCAGCACTTCACCCTGAAAAGGTCAAAACCCTGATCACCACCGTCACACCTTCCCGTTTCGATCATGAATCCGGTCTCCTCCACGTATGGATGAAAAATCTGGATCCAGACGCCATGGTGCAGGCCTGGGGTAATATTCCGGGTGATGTCATGAATCTGGGTTTCCTCATGCTGAACCCGTCCCGGCTCATGATGGATAAGTATGTAGGATTTTTTAGAAACATGCACAGAAAAACCTTCGTAGAAGATTTTATCCGCATGGAAAGATGGATTTTTGACAGTCCGGATGTACCGGGTGCAACCTTCCATCAGTTTATCAAGGACTGTTATCAGGAAAACAAACTTATTGAAAACCGAATGGTTGTGGGTGGCAAAACAGTGAACCTGAAAGCTGTAACCATGCCCCTGCTCAATATTTATGGCCGATATGACCATCTCGTTCCACCGGAAGCCGCCAGAAATCTGGGAGAATCCACCGGAAGCCGCGATACCCGTGATATATGCCTGGATACGGGCCACATCGGCATTTACGTTAGCGGAAGCTGCCAGCAGGCCTTTGTTCCTGCCATTGCAGACTGGCTGAAAAAAAGGGACAGACAAGCCAAAACGACCAAAGGTCAAACCTGTGCCGCTGCCTGA